Proteins from one Setaria italica strain Yugu1 chromosome V, Setaria_italica_v2.0, whole genome shotgun sequence genomic window:
- the LOC101760709 gene encoding formin-like protein 6, whose translation MLFNFEGGKKDNQIASIYSYYDMSVMGYPRNYEGCPLLTMEMIHHFLRSSESWLSLSQDNFLLIHSEHGGWPVLAFALAALLVYLKRCSDERKALGMDCRHAPDGLAELFSPIDPVPSQLRYLNYVSKRHTSPELWPPVDKMLNLNCIIIRKEECEIIEVNVHCPVQGDIVIECISLDEDFEHEVMVFRAMFSTAFIEDNLLVLDRDQIDILWDTKHRFPVDFRVEAIFSDMDMSTTIGKSKL comes from the exons ATGCTATTCAACTTTGAGGGAGGCAAGAAGGACAACCAAATTGCCAGCATTTACTCTTACTACGACATGAGTGTGATGGGTTATCCACGTAACTATGAAGGATGCCCCTTGCTCACCATGGAGATGATTCACCATTTCCTGAGGTCTAGTGAAAGCTGGCTCTCGTTAAGCCAGGACAATTTTCTGCTTATCCATTCAGAACATGGGGGGTGGCCAGTCCTTGCCTTTGCATTGGCAGCTCTACTGGTTTACCTCAAAAGGTGTAGTGATGAGAGGAAGGCTTTAGGGATGGATTGCAGACATGCACCAGATGGGCTAGCTGAGCTATTCTCACCAATTGACCCAGTGCCTTCTCAGCTGAGATACTTGAATTATGTGTCAAAAAGGCACACATCACCAGAATTGTGGCCTCCGGTTGACAAAATGCTGAATTTGAATTGTATAATAATCAGGAAG GAAGAATGTGAGATAATCGAGGTTAATGTTCATTGTCCTGTGCAAGGAGACATTGTAATTGAGTGCATCAGCCTGGATGAGGACTTTGAACATGAAGTTATGGTGTTCAGAGCCATGTTTAGCACAGCTTTTATTGAAGACAATCTGTTGGTGCTTGATAGGGACCAGATTGATATTCTATGGGACACAAAACACCGATTTCCTGTGGACTTCAGAGTTGAG GCTATATTTTCTGATATGGACATGAGTACAACAATTGGCAAATCTAAGTTATGA
- the LOC105913467 gene encoding succinate dehydrogenase assembly factor 4, mitochondrial: MAANLRRLASASASALSRRPQPPDPPPALLLRLALFSSAPSATDPPAPEAARKAEGEEAAGDKGAADAGEGKAAAAAEEEDNDSGMHVNKATGEIGGPRGPEPTRYGDWERGGRCSDF, encoded by the coding sequence ATGGCCGCcaacctccgccgcctcgcctcggcgtcggcgtccgccCTCTCCCGCCGGCCCCAGCCTCCTGATCCTccgcccgccctcctcctccgcctcgcgctCTTCAGTTCCGCCCCCTCCGCGAcggatccgccggcgccggaggccgCCAGGAAggcggagggagaggaagcCGCGGGAGACAAGGGCGCTGCCGACGCTGGCgaggggaaggcggcggcggcggcagaggaggaggataacGATAGCGGCATGCACGTGAACAAGGCTACCGGCGAGATCGGCGGCCCGCGCGGGCCCGAGCCGACGCGGTACGGCGACTGGgagcgcggcggccgctgctCCGATTTCTGA